AAGCATTCATGTGCTTAGCTTTTGTAAAAGTTGGTTCATGATGATGCTAGGTTTAATGTCTTCTTTCGATTTCAGTAAGTCAAATAACCATTTTAAGTTGGGATCTCATGAGCAGCCAAAAAAGGAATCCTGGGTAACACTTCTGTttcaattagaaaaattaagtaCATTGCTCtccattttcttcatttaatgaaaatgcaaaaaggaaaatgttagaaatattatatcttttatctttcagttaatttgttattatttattatttgtattttgggtttatcccatatttttttctattataaatagagaaccctatgtgtgtttaacacaagggagattaatcccatatataattttcactgtGTTTAACAGAAAACGCAAGGACATGCTGCAATTTTTTTGATTCAAAAAAATTTTACTCTAACATTACTAATCTCTGTGGACCTAGATTGTTGTTTCACCCTTCATAGTTGTAAATAAATTACATGGTTCTTGAGACGTAGAATCAACAACTGATTCCACATTGCTTGACATCAGGTCCCTTGGTTTTCAACACAAAAGGGTCAACTCTCACCCAAACCAAGGAGAAGATAGAAGCCAAGAGCACAGACCATATGACAATAAGAGTTGGTGTTCTGTTCTGCCTACCCATTAGACCTTTAAGGAAAGGATACAAATGGACAATAACccataaagaaaagaagagtttCCCAAGCAGTGCTCCCCAAGAATGTTCTCCACTGTTTATGGAATCTGTGAAGCCAGCCACTATACCAATGAGGTTGATTATTATGATGGTGGTTGGAGGTATTAGAAGTGCAGTCCATCTAATGGTATACAGTTCACGAAACTCTACATCATCTGGAACCTTTGATACAGTGCTGAAGTTTGTGTTCACTCTACCCAGTGGAAGAGCTCCCATAATGCTCTGCACAACGGCAAAGAGGTTTGCAGACACACTCCCAATCACCCAGAATTGCTGGCTTCTCCACCATTCCTCCAGGCTAACTCCACTCCATCTCAATTCAAGAATAGCCGAGGCAAAGATTGAGATGAACAATGCGGTGAAAACTAGACTTGCAAAAGTGCCAACCTGGAAATCAATCACTCTTCATCTGTCAATGAATCTTTGATGGGAAGGAATACCAACCAACAATAAAAAAGTTATCTTTACACTGTTTAAACCATTCGAAAGAGCATCTTTCACTTTCTCAACAGTATTTTTTAATACTGTTTCGGGAAAGAAAGGAACAGCGATGATGTGATAAAAAGAAATGAGAACTACAAATGAAGAGTGTTTATACTATGTAGTTAGGTGTTCATGTAtcattgttatttatttttgtacatTGTGATTTGacattttattttgagtttaaGAAATGTTCAACAAACATAAGCATTATAGTTCATTTAGTCTAGACTGCTTTATTTAGACATATCTTACAAGTTGGCAAGTTAGAAGTTACTGGTTATCCAATGACATATattgtgtctttttttttctataaagcAAATGAAAGTAGTGATATAATAAATAGAAGGAAATAAATGATACCGATGGTGTGATGAATTTATCAGTGAGCAAGCATATAGCAGGAATGATACAGTATATTAGGAGGGGTATTGAGCTGAAGGGGTAGACAGTGCTGTTAATATAGGCAATCCTTTGAAGTCCCTTGAGTCTTCCACCACTGAGGCCATACAGAAGAGGGCAATGGTGGCTGAATAGGATCTGAAGTGAACCCACTGCCCATCTCAGCACCTGGTTGAGTCTATCTGTGAGGTTGATAGGAGCTGTACCCCTGAATGGATCTCTTTTTGGCATGCAATATACAGACCTCCAACCATGACAATGCATCTTCAAACTTGTCAGAGTATCTGCTGCTATAGATCCATAACTTAAACCCACCTGTgcattccaaaaatatttcaCCATTTTATCTACCACttcaaataacttttattatattgtttaagTTTCTGCAACTTTTTTACAGAGACAATACGAATAGTGTAAAAGTCTTTTGTTTTATCATCTAATTACACATAACTGAAAAATTTGAtgacttttctaattattatctTGCGTGTCATTTCAAAGATCATTTGGAATTGATTGGCAGTGTTAAAACTTATGTTTACATTACATATGAATGAATACCTCATATCCCCAGAGAGTTCTGTCTTCATATTTAGAACCCATGACATGAATAGCTTCTTTAAGCAAAACTTCCTGACTGGAAGAAGGATCAATACCACCCTCTTCAGTTAATGACGGGTTCATGATAGGATTGGAATTcccaaatttattttcatcattcatctGTGACTTCAATAGTTCCTTTTCCTCATCTGTTGCTGCTGCAGAAGAAGAGTAGTTTGAGATATAGGAGATAAGAAAATGattcttttgtgtttttgataAATACAAAGAATTATGATCACCTGTTATGCTagcttcttctccattctcaTCCTGTTTTGAATGTACTTGCACCATGCTTGGGCGTTTTGAAGACACTGGTGAGTCACTGCCAGTTAAGGATTTCCTTCTGAAGATACATGCTGAACCAACATAAGCAGGTCCCTGAATTCCATCTAGGCACCTCAAGTTAATCTGCAGAAAAACAAACACAGAATGTAATCTATCAAAATCTACCCCAATGAAGGAAATAAATGAATTCAGAAGAGATAAAAAGGGTGATAGGATGAGAATTAATTCAGTGCCAAAACTGTAGCACTCACATCAAATAAAACAGTGTTTTTGTTGGCATAACGATCATGCCTATCTAGGCTGTCAAATCTTAATGGAAACTGTACAAAGCCAATGCCATTCCCAAGTTGTATGTCCATAAAGAAACACATGGCCTCTCGCACCACTTTGCAGTTATTTACGTAGTGATTGCAATCCAAGTTGAGCACAAAAGGAGCATTGCTTAACACTGCTGATACTCGAAGCTGGAAATTCGGCAGCAACATTTTGGCCAAAAATGAAAGCTTCTTTTAGCTTCACGTCAAGAGAATGAGAAAATGTAATCTTGGGAAATTATGGTGCTTGAAATGCTTACCAAGGCGTTGATTGCACCAGCTTTGCCGTGGTGTTGAAATGCAGGCCTTTTCTCACGAGATGTGTAGACAAGACAAGGAAGTTCATTACCAACAATGTGTGGAAGAAGGACCTGTATCATACTTGGATGATCTTTGGGGTTGTTTCCTGGCCATGGTGTCTCATCTTTCATAGTCCACCCTTCTGGGGGAACTCGCATAGATTTAGCCACCAGTGCATTTATTCTCACCTTAAATTCTTCGTATTCTCTCTGTCATG
This Vigna angularis cultivar LongXiaoDou No.4 chromosome 4, ASM1680809v1, whole genome shotgun sequence DNA region includes the following protein-coding sequences:
- the LOC108330049 gene encoding cellulose synthase A catalytic subunit 7 [UDP-forming] isoform X2, which encodes MEASTGLFAGTPNSKELVAIQGHDEPKPVKNLDGQLCEICGDSVGVTVEGDLFVACEECGFPVCRPCYEYERREGTQVCPQCHTRYKRIKGSPRVEGDEDEDDVDDIEHEFKHEEMQKGNMIHGDDDGNSESGLAKVNGELLSTSVGEPGAKLDDKENIDEWMLRQGNLWPETDASVDQEKAMKEPLSRKVAIPSGKLSPYRMMVVARFLLLLLFFQYRIFHPVPDAVGLWFISVTCEIWLALSWMIDQIPKWYPIDRETYLDRLSIRFEQENKPNMLSPIDIIVTTVDPIKEPPLVTANTVLSILALDYPADKISCYVSDDGASMLTFEALQETAEFSRKWVPFCKKFSIEPRAPEKYFSEKIDFLKDKLQSTYVKERRTMKREYEEFKVRINALVAKSMRVPPEGWTMKDETPWPGNNPKDHPSMIQVLLPHIVGNELPCLVYTSREKRPAFQHHGKAGAINALLRVSAVLSNAPFVLNLDCNHYVNNCKVVREAMCFFMDIQLGNGIGFVQFPLRFDSLDRHDRYANKNTVLFDINLRCLDGIQGPAYVGSACIFRRKSLTGSDSPVSSKRPSMVQVHSKQDENGEEASITGDHNSLYLSKTQKNHFLISYISNYSSSAAATDEEKELLKSQMNDENKFGNSNPIMNPSLTEEGGIDPSSSQEVLLKEAIHVMGSKYEDRTLWGYEVGLSYGSIAADTLTSLKMHCHGWRSVYCMPKRDPFRGTAPINLTDRLNQVLRWAVGSLQILFSHHCPLLYGLSGGRLKGLQRIAYINSTVYPFSSIPLLIYCIIPAICLLTDKFITPSVGTFASLVFTALFISIFASAILELRWSGVSLEEWWRSQQFWVIGSVSANLFAVVQSIMGALPLGRVNTNFSTVSKVPDDVEFRELYTIRWTALLIPPTTIIIINLIGIVAGFTDSINSGEHSWGALLGKLFFSLWVIVHLYPFLKGLMGRQNRTPTLIVIWSVLLASIFSLVWVRVDPFVLKTKGPDVKQCGISC
- the LOC108330049 gene encoding cellulose synthase A catalytic subunit 7 [UDP-forming] isoform X4, giving the protein MEASTGLFAGTPNSKELVAIQGHDEPKPVKNLDGQLCEICGDSVGVTVEGDLFVACEECGFPVCRPCYEYERREGTQVCPQCHTRYKRIKGSPRVEGDEDEDDVDDIEHEFKHEEMQKGNMIHGDDDGNSESGLAKVNGELLSTSVGEPAGAKLDDKENIDEWMLRQGNLWPETDASVDQEKAMKEPLSRKVAIPSGKLSPYRMMVVARFLLLLLFFQYRIFHPVPDAVGLWFISVTCEIWLALSWMIDQIPKWYPIDRETYLDRLSIRFEQENKPNMLSPIDIIVTTVDPIKEPPLVTANTVLSILALDYPADKISCYVSDDGASMLTFEALQETAEFSRKWVPFCKKFSIEPRAPEKYFSEKIDFLKDKLQSTYVKERRTMKREYEEFKVRINALVAKSMRVPPEGWTMKDETPWPGNNPKDHPSMIQVLLPHIVGNELPCLVYTSREKRPAFQHHGKAGAINALLRVSAVLSNAPFVLNLDCNHYVNNCKVVREAMCFFMDIQLGNGIGFVQFPLRFDSLDRHDRYANKNTVLFDINLRCLDGIQGPAYVGSACIFRRKSLTGSDSPVSSKRPSMVQVHSKQDENGEEASITATDEEKELLKSQMNDENKFGNSNPIMNPSLTEEGGIDPSSSQEVLLKEAIHVMGSKYEDRTLWGYEVGLSYGSIAADTLTSLKMHCHGWRSVYCMPKRDPFRGTAPINLTDRLNQVLRWAVGSLQILFSHHCPLLYGLSGGRLKGLQRIAYINSTVYPFSSIPLLIYCIIPAICLLTDKFITPSVGTFASLVFTALFISIFASAILELRWSGVSLEEWWRSQQFWVIGSVSANLFAVVQSIMGALPLGRVNTNFSTVSKVPDDVEFRELYTIRWTALLIPPTTIIIINLIGIVAGFTDSINSGEHSWGALLGKLFFSLWVIVHLYPFLKGLMGRQNRTPTLIVIWSVLLASIFSLVWVRVDPFVLKTKGPDVKQCGISC
- the LOC108330049 gene encoding cellulose synthase A catalytic subunit 7 [UDP-forming] isoform X1; the protein is MEASTGLFAGTPNSKELVAIQGHDEPKPVKNLDGQLCEICGDSVGVTVEGDLFVACEECGFPVCRPCYEYERREGTQVCPQCHTRYKRIKGSPRVEGDEDEDDVDDIEHEFKHEEMQKGNMIHGDDDGNSESGLAKVNGELLSTSVGEPAGAKLDDKENIDEWMLRQGNLWPETDASVDQEKAMKEPLSRKVAIPSGKLSPYRMMVVARFLLLLLFFQYRIFHPVPDAVGLWFISVTCEIWLALSWMIDQIPKWYPIDRETYLDRLSIRFEQENKPNMLSPIDIIVTTVDPIKEPPLVTANTVLSILALDYPADKISCYVSDDGASMLTFEALQETAEFSRKWVPFCKKFSIEPRAPEKYFSEKIDFLKDKLQSTYVKERRTMKREYEEFKVRINALVAKSMRVPPEGWTMKDETPWPGNNPKDHPSMIQVLLPHIVGNELPCLVYTSREKRPAFQHHGKAGAINALLRVSAVLSNAPFVLNLDCNHYVNNCKVVREAMCFFMDIQLGNGIGFVQFPLRFDSLDRHDRYANKNTVLFDINLRCLDGIQGPAYVGSACIFRRKSLTGSDSPVSSKRPSMVQVHSKQDENGEEASITGDHNSLYLSKTQKNHFLISYISNYSSSAAATDEEKELLKSQMNDENKFGNSNPIMNPSLTEEGGIDPSSSQEVLLKEAIHVMGSKYEDRTLWGYEVGLSYGSIAADTLTSLKMHCHGWRSVYCMPKRDPFRGTAPINLTDRLNQVLRWAVGSLQILFSHHCPLLYGLSGGRLKGLQRIAYINSTVYPFSSIPLLIYCIIPAICLLTDKFITPSVGTFASLVFTALFISIFASAILELRWSGVSLEEWWRSQQFWVIGSVSANLFAVVQSIMGALPLGRVNTNFSTVSKVPDDVEFRELYTIRWTALLIPPTTIIIINLIGIVAGFTDSINSGEHSWGALLGKLFFSLWVIVHLYPFLKGLMGRQNRTPTLIVIWSVLLASIFSLVWVRVDPFVLKTKGPDVKQCGISC
- the LOC108330049 gene encoding cellulose synthase A catalytic subunit 7 [UDP-forming] isoform X3; its protein translation is MEASTGLFAGTPNSKELVAIQGHDEPKPVKNLDGQLCEICGDSVGVTVEGDLFVACEECGFPVCRPCYEYERREGTQVCPQCHTRYKRIKGSPRVEGDEDEDDVDDIEHEFKHEEMQKGNMIHGDDDGNSESGLAKVNGELLSTSVGEPAGAKLDDKENIDEWMLRQGNLWPETDASVDQEKAMKEPLSRKVAIPSGKLSPYRMMVVARFLLLLLFFQYRIFHPVPDAVGLWFISVTCEIWLALSWMIDQIPKWYPIDRETYLDRLSIRFEQENKPNMLSPIDIIVTTVDPIKEPPLVTANTVLSILALDYPADKISCYVSDDGASMLTFEALQETAEFSRKWVPFCKKFSIEPRAPEKYFSEKIDFLKDKLQSTYVKERRTMKREYEEFKVRINALVAKSMRVPPEGWTMKDETPWPGNNPKDHPSMIQVLLPHIVGNELPCLVYTSREKRPAFQHHGKAGAINALLRVSAVLSNAPFVLNLDCNHYVNNCKVVREAMCFFMDIQLGNGIGFVQFPLRFDSLDRHDRYANKNTVLFDINLRCLDGIQGPAYVGSACIFRRKSLTGSDSPVSSKRPSMVQVHSKQDENGEEASITAATDEEKELLKSQMNDENKFGNSNPIMNPSLTEEGGIDPSSSQEVLLKEAIHVMGSKYEDRTLWGYEVGLSYGSIAADTLTSLKMHCHGWRSVYCMPKRDPFRGTAPINLTDRLNQVLRWAVGSLQILFSHHCPLLYGLSGGRLKGLQRIAYINSTVYPFSSIPLLIYCIIPAICLLTDKFITPSVGTFASLVFTALFISIFASAILELRWSGVSLEEWWRSQQFWVIGSVSANLFAVVQSIMGALPLGRVNTNFSTVSKVPDDVEFRELYTIRWTALLIPPTTIIIINLIGIVAGFTDSINSGEHSWGALLGKLFFSLWVIVHLYPFLKGLMGRQNRTPTLIVIWSVLLASIFSLVWVRVDPFVLKTKGPDVKQCGISC